One genomic segment of Primulina tabacum isolate GXHZ01 chromosome 9, ASM2559414v2, whole genome shotgun sequence includes these proteins:
- the LOC142554972 gene encoding mitogen-activated protein kinase 16-like isoform X3 translates to MVKAADIESRKLLEKVIKANDDLTLEHYQFFLYQLLRGLKYIHTANVFHRDLKPKNILANADCKLKICDFGLARVAFNDTPTAIFWTDYVATRWYRAPELCGSFFSKYTPAIDLWSIGCIFAELLTGKPLFPGKNVVHQLDLMTDLLGTPPSQTIARIRNEKARRYLSSMRRKKPIPLTHKFPNADPFALRLLERMLAFDPRDRPSAEEALADPYFQNLARVEREPSSQPVTKMEFEFERRRITKEDVNELIYREILEYHPKMLKEYIEGAEPTSFMYPSAVDKFKKQFAYLEEHYGNGAAAPPERQHSSSLPRPCVLYSENSNLTSSDVANELSKFTIKEAEKNQVDRNSGHSIVRFPGQVPPNIQAGVAARPGKVIGPVVRYNDCGATAATIEANDQHKMVRNPSVNTQYIVPGSSHPRKHPGCKIEKGDGCSEGSNGLQPKPDLYMARNVTAAQGGVVNHWY, encoded by the exons CTCTGGAACATTACCAGTTCTTTCTATATCAGCTCCTTCGAGGCTTGAAATATATACATACAG CTAACGTATTTCACCGTGATTTGAagccaaaaaatattttggcgaATGCTGACTGCAAACTTAAGATTTGTGATTTTGGCCTTGCAAGAGTGGCCTTCAATGATACTCCTACCGCAATATTTTGGACA GATTATGTTGCCACAAGGTGGTATAGGGCACCTGAATTGTGTGGTTCTTTTTTCTCCAAG TATACTCCTGCAATTGACCTTTGGAGTATTGGGTGCATTTTTGCGGAACTTTTGACCGGAAAACCTCTGTTCCCTGGAAAAAATGTGGTTCACCAGTTAGACCTCATGACTGATTTGTTGGGTACACCACCTTCCCAGACCATTGCAAGG ATAAGAAATGAAAAGGCTCGGAGATACTTAAGTAGCATGCGGAGGAAGAAGCCAATTCCTTTAACCCACAAATTTCCAAATGCAGACCCCTTTGCTCTTCGCTTATTAGAAAGAATGCTTGCTTTTGATCCTAGGGATAGACCTTCGGCAGAAGAG GCTCTAGCAGATCCATACTTCCAGAACTTGGCTAGAGTTGAGAGAGAACCTTCTTCTCAACCGGTTACTAAAATGGAGTTTGAATTTGAAAGGCGAAGAATTACCAAAGAGGATGTTAATGAGTTAATATATCGAGAAATTCTTGAATACCACCCAAAGATGTTGAAAGAATACATAGAAGGAGCTGAACCTACTAGCTTCATGTACCCAAG TGCCGTCGACAAATTTAAGAAGCAATTTGCGTATCTTGAGGAACATTACGGAAATGGAGCTGCTGCTCCACCTGAAAGACAACATTCGTCATCTTTACCCAG GCCATGTGTTTTATATTCGGAAAATTCTAATCTGACCTCATCTGATGTTGCCAACGAGCTTTCGAAATTCACCATTAAAGAAGCTGAGAAGAATCAAGTAGACCGTAATTCTGGGCATTCTATAGTGAGATTTCCAGGTCAAGTACCTCCAAATATCCAAG CAGGTGTAGCGGCAAGGCCTGGCAAGGTCATTGGTCCTGTAGTACGTTACAATGACTGTGGAGCAACAGCGGCAACCATAGAGGCAAATGATCAACATAAAATGGTTCGAAATCCCAGTGTCAATACTCAGTACATTGTTCCTGGCTCTTCTCACCCAAGAAAACACCCTGGCTGCAAGATCGAAAAGGGGGACGGTTGCTCAGAAGGTTCGAATGGGCTGCAGCCCAAACCTGATCTATACATGGCAAGAAACGTTACTGCTGCTCAAGGTGGGGTAGTAAACCATTGGTATTAA